From one Anabas testudineus chromosome 18, fAnaTes1.2, whole genome shotgun sequence genomic stretch:
- the LOC117153119 gene encoding integumentary mucin C.1-like, which yields TTTTTEGTTTTTEAATTTTEATTTTTDGPTTTTEAETTTTTEAATTTAETTTTEGTTTSTTDEPTTTTEAATTTTEATTTTTDGPTTTTEAATTTTTDGPTTTTEAATTTTEATTTTTDGPTTTTEAATTTTTTEEPTTTTESATTTAEEATTTTEEPTTTTESATTTAEATTTTTEETTTTTEAATTTAEATTTTTEGATTTTTTDGPTTTTEAATTTAEATTTTTDGPTTTTEAATTTAEATTTTTEETTTTTEAATTTTEATTTTTAEATTTTTEAATTTTTEVTTTNEATTSTTEAATTTTPETTTTTSETSTITMELPTTTTEGTTTTTTEVPTTTTQPSTTTPETTTTTSETSTITTELPTTTTEGTTTTQPSTTTPETTT from the exons actacaactacaactgagggaacaacaactacaacagaggcagcaacaacaacaactgaagcaacaacaactacaactgatggacccacaactacaacagaggca gaaacaacaactacaacagaggcagcaacaacaacagcagaaacaactacaactgagggaaCAACAACAAGTACAACTGATGAAcccacaactacaacagaggcagcaacaacaacaactgaagcaacaacaactacaactgatggacccacaactacaacagaggctgcaacaacaactacaactgatggacccacaactacaacagaggctgcaacaacaacaactgaagcaacaacaaccacaactgatggacccacaactacaacagaggctgcaacaacaacaactacaactgaggaacccacaacaacaacagagtcagcaacaacaacagctgaagaagcaacaactacaactgaggaacccacaacaacaacagagtcagcaacaacaacagctgaagcaacaacaactacaactgaggaaacaacaacaacaacagaggcagcaacaacaacagctgaagcaacaacaactacaactgagggagcaacaacaacaactacaactgatggacccacaactacaacagaggcagcaacaacaacagctgaagcaacaacaactacaactgatggacccacaactacaacagaggctgcaacaacaacagctgaagcaacaacaactacaactgaggaaacaacaactacaacagaggcagcaacaacaacaactgaagcaacaacaacaacaacagcagaagcaacaacaactacaacagaggcagcaacaacaacaacaactgaagtaacaacaacaaatgaagcAACAACAAGTACAACAgaggcagcaacaacaacaacacctgaaacaactacaacaacaagtgaaacatcaACAATTACAATGGAGTtaccaacaactacaactgagggaacaacaacaacaacaaccgaggtaccaacaacaacaactcagccatcaacaacaacacctgaaacaactacaacaacaagtgaaacatcaacaattacaacagagttaccaacaactacaactgagggaaCAACCACAACtcagccatcaacaacaacacctgaaacaaccaca